A stretch of the Nematostella vectensis chromosome 1, jaNemVect1.1, whole genome shotgun sequence genome encodes the following:
- the LOC116601991 gene encoding uncharacterized protein LOC116601991, which yields MPENLPFHLLIQVQLLLIAAKAPLAAEQCNITTSCRWSNDDLCSVDTNAEDCVLDNNCCWGYQEGNAGKCFNRTFMEGRIEDCLITPPISCKSQRPWTGDIGSWGDALKGKILEEQFVVSRLQCHDFCTRNARCAAVNVGPVLMGKRVCELLEATDSVQTQQRAGYSGSILIHEEFRKTYLESGCSTQ from the exons ATGCCGGAGAATTTACCTTTTCATCTTCTGATTCAAGTACAATTACTACTGATTGCAGCAAAGGCGCCGTTGGCGGCTGAGC AGTGTAATATTACTACATCGTGTCGCTGGTCTAATGATGACCTTTGTTCCGTCGACACAAACGCGGAAGACTGCGTATTAGATAATAACTGTTGTTGGGGATATCAAGAAGGGAACGCTGGAAAGTGCTTCAACCGCACCTTCATGGAGGGACGGATTGAAG ATTGTCTCATTACCCCACCAATCAGCTGCAAAAGCCAGCGTCCATGGACTGGCGACATAGGCTCTTGGGGAGATGCGCTCAAAGGGAAGATTTTAGAAGAGCAATTTGTCGTAAGTCGACTTCAGTGCCACGACTTCTGCACAAGGAATGCTAG GTGTGCGGCAGTAAATGTCGGTCCCGTATTGATGGGGAAGCGGGTTTGTGAGTTACTGGAAGCGACAGATAGCGTTCAAACACAGCAGCGCGCCGGTTACAGTGGCAGCATTCTCATACACGAAGAGTTTCGCAAG ACTTATTTGGAATCAGGTTGTTCGACCCAATGA
- the LOC5518255 gene encoding 5-aminolevulinate synthase, non-specific, mitochondrial has protein sequence MELARKCPFLARMPSTFIRKARESVLLSYAETCPVMSKVLDSNMTPNVPKMNLDMQTTGATSATARQDFGECPFMKNIGTNQLPSKHQVHQKLPEHDQQIKGDADVIMVDALNNVKSISLGLNTHGKMGFFAAQHHMSGGRHVMSVRPMTTQASVVEKKMHQAHFEYEKFFEGEIQKKKADDTYRVFKKVNRLAQAFPHAQEFSGAANKDISVWCSNDYLGMSRHPEVLKVARETIDVHGVGAGGTRNISGTSSYHEQLEKVLAQLHQKEAALLFTSCYVANDTTLYTLGKHLPGCLIFSDAGNHASMIQGIRNSGAKKFIFRHNDPEHLGKLLAAADPAAPKIVAFETVHSMTGDISPIKQLCDVAHKYGALTFVDEVHAVGLYGHHGGGVGERDGLLADMDIISGTLGKAFGVIGGYIAGTASLIDTIRSYGAGFIFTTALPPITVKSAIKSIEILSGDEGRDLRRVHQSVVARLRNKLVQRGLPVVYAPSHIIPIHVGDAGKCTQVSNDLMSKHNIYAQAINYPTVAKGEERLRIAPTPMHTEPMMEHFADVLTQVWLDNGLELLNQTCSNSCDCQERCLKIDELVCNKYATPVQA, from the exons ATGGAGCTTGCCCGAAAGTGCCCATTTCTAGCTCGAATGCCGTCGACTTTTATCCGCAAAGCTCGCGAGTCTGTTTTGCTATCGTATGCGGAAACCTGCCCAGTGATGTCTAAAGTTCTCGACTCGAATATGACTCCTAATGTTCCCAAGATGAACTTAG ACATGCAAACTACTGGCGCTACATCGGCGACTGCAAGACAGG ACTTTGGGGAATGCCCATTCATGAAAAACATTGGGACCAACCAGCTTCCCAGCAAGCATCAGGTTCACCAAAAACTCCCTGAACATGACCAGCAGATCAAGG GTGATGCTGATGTGATCATGGTTGATGCCCTCAACAATGTCAAGTCAATCAGTCTTGGGCTTAACACCCATGGCAAGATGGGGTTCTTTGCGGCTCAGCATCACATGTCTGGTGGCAGACATGTGATGTCAGTACGACCCATGACCACCCAGGCCTCAG TTGTAGAAAAGAAAATGCATCAAGCCCACTTTGAGTATGAGAAGTTTTTTGAGGGTGAGATACAGAAGAAGAAAGCAGATGACACATATCGTGTCTTCAAAAAGGTAAACCGTCTGGCCCAAGCATTCCCCCATGCGCAGGAGTTCAGTGGTGCCGCAAATAAGGACATCTCTGTGTGGTGCAGCAATGATTACTTGGGCATGAGTCGGCACCCCGAGGTCCTCAAGGTGGCAAG AGAGACAATTGATGTCCATGGTGTTGGGGCTGGTGGTACTCGCAATATCTCTGGCACAAGTAGCTACCATGAGCAGCTTGAGAAAGTGCTAGCTCAACTCCACCAGAAGGAAGCAGCACTTCTATTTACCTCGTGCTATGTTGCCAATGACACCACCCTCTACACCTTGGGCAAGCACTTGCCAG GCTGTCTCATCTTCTCCGATGCCGGTAACCACGCATCCATGATCCAGGGGATCCGCAACAGTGGGGCCAAGAAGTTCATCTTCCGCCATAACGACCCTGAGCACCTGGGAAAGCTTCTAGCCGCTGCAGACCCTGCTGCTCCAAAGATTGTGGCATTTGAGACGGTGCATTCCATGACGGGAGATATCTCACCAATCAAGCAGCTATGTGATGTTGCGCATAAGTATGGAGCACTGACCTTTGTAGATGAG GTTCACGCTGTAGGACTGTATGGCCATCATGGTGGCGGTGTGGGTGAGCGTGACGGCCTTCTCGCTGACATGGATATCATCAGTGGTACCCTTGGCAAAGCATTTGGGGTGATAGGCGGGTACATCGCTGGCACTGCCTCGCTTATTGACACCATTCGTAGCTATGGCGCAG GTTTCATTTTCACCACCGCGCTTCCTCCCATTACCGTCAAGTCTGCTATCAAGTCCATTGAGATCTTGTCCGGCGACGAAGGGAGAGATCTCAGGCGGGTCCACCAGTCTGTTGTCGCTAGACTGCGCAATAAGCTGGTGCAGcgcgggctacctgtggtgtaCGCTCCCTcgcatatcatccctatccaT GTGGGAGACGCAGGGAAGTGCACACAGGTATCCAATGACCTGATGTCAAAGCACAACATCTACGCGCAGGCCATCAACTACCCTACAGTAGCGAAGGGCGAGGAGCGTCTCCGCATCGCGCCAACCCCCATGCACACGGAGCCCATGATGGAGCACTTTGCAGACGTCTTGACGCAAGTCTGGCTTGACAACGGGTTGGAGCTGCTCAACCAGACGTGCAGTAACTCGTGCGACTGCCAGGAACGATGCCTCAAGATAGACGAGCTAGTGTGTAACAAGTACGCCACTCCCGTACAGGCCTAG